GGCGGGCGTGAGCAAGACGACCGTCTCCCGGGTGCTCAACGGCAAGGGCGAAGTGGACGGTCGGACCGCGGACCGGGTGCGGGCGGTCATCACCGACCTGGGGTACGTGCCGAGCGCCCGGGCCGTCGGGCTGGCCCGCGGCCGGACCCGGGTGGTCGGCATGCTGGTGCCGGCGCTCACCTGGCCCTGGATGGGCGAGGTGCTCCAGGGGGCGGTCGACGCGGTCGAGTCGGAGGGGTACGGCCTCCTGCTTTTCACCTGCAACCGGGGCGACGAGTCGATGCGGCGGTTCGCCTCCCAGGTCTCCGCGAAGTCCTTCGACGGCCTGCTGGTGGTCGAGCCGGAGGGCACCTTCGACTACATCAGCGACCTGCACGAGCGGGGCCTGCCGGTCATCCTCATCGACGACCGCGCTCACCAACCGCGCTTCCCCTCGGTGCGCACCACCAACGAGGCCGGCGCGCGCGCCGCCGCGGCGCACCTGCTCGCGCTCGGCCGACACCGCCCCCTGGTGGTGACCGGCCTGCGCCGCTTCGGCTGCACCCAGGAGCGGCTCGCCGGCTTCGCGGGCGGCTACGCCGACGCCGGCCTGCCCATCGAGCCCGCCCTCGTCGTGGAGGGCGACTTCACCTTCGAGTGCGGGCGTGCCGCGGTGGAACGCCTGCTCGCCGACGGCGTGCCGTTCGACGCCGTCTTCGCCCACAACGACCTCTCCGCCGCCGGGGCGCTGCAGGCACTGCGCGACGCCGGACTGCGCGTCCCGGACGACGTGGCGGTCGTCGGCTTCGACGACCTACCCCTGGCCGGGCACACCCACCCGCCGCTGACCTCCGTACGCCAGCCGTTGCGGGAGATGGGAGCGGCCGCCGCCCGCACCCTCATCTCCCACCTCGCCGGCACGCCGCTGCCCGACACGCCGA
The window above is part of the Micromonospora inositola genome. Proteins encoded here:
- a CDS encoding LacI family DNA-binding transcriptional regulator, producing the protein MPITIADVATRAGVSKTTVSRVLNGKGEVDGRTADRVRAVITDLGYVPSARAVGLARGRTRVVGMLVPALTWPWMGEVLQGAVDAVESEGYGLLLFTCNRGDESMRRFASQVSAKSFDGLLVVEPEGTFDYISDLHERGLPVILIDDRAHQPRFPSVRTTNEAGARAAAAHLLALGRHRPLVVTGLRRFGCTQERLAGFAGGYADAGLPIEPALVVEGDFTFECGRAAVERLLADGVPFDAVFAHNDLSAAGALQALRDAGLRVPDDVAVVGFDDLPLAGHTHPPLTSVRQPLREMGAAAARTLISHLAGTPLPDTPTIIPTSFTVRASTGTT